One region of Oxalobacteraceae sp. CFBP 8761 genomic DNA includes:
- a CDS encoding FliM/FliN family flagellar motor switch protein, whose amino-acid sequence MDMNLNEQLGGDVIIDDLDGEDALQAAAGRTGARQLPQMMRRIPVTLTLEVGSVRISLQELMDIGPSSVLPLDSLAGEPLVIKVNGTPIGRAEVVVAGEQYGLKVIDLEGLNLDILAP is encoded by the coding sequence ATGGACATGAATCTCAACGAGCAACTGGGTGGCGACGTCATCATTGACGACCTGGACGGCGAAGATGCGTTGCAAGCCGCCGCCGGGCGCACCGGTGCGCGCCAGCTGCCGCAGATGATGCGGCGCATCCCCGTCACGCTGACCCTCGAAGTCGGTTCGGTGCGGATCTCGCTGCAGGAACTGATGGACATCGGGCCATCGTCGGTACTGCCCCTCGATTCGCTCGCCGGCGAGCCGCTGGTCATCAAGGTCAACGGCACCCCGATCGGCCGCGCCGAAGTCGTGGTCGCGGGCGAGCAGTACGGCCTGAAGGTGATCGATCTCGAAGGCCTGAACCTGGACATTCTCGCGCCATGA
- the fliP gene encoding flagellar type III secretion system pore protein FliP (The bacterial flagellar biogenesis protein FliP forms a type III secretion system (T3SS)-type pore required for flagellar assembly.), with protein MCFTGGVRARAPALLSALLVGLLIAVPAAAQNQDLLAGVLPGATSTSAGMSVKSQILVLMTLLGLLPVMVMMMTCFTRFVIVLSLLRQALGLQQGLPTRIITGIALILTILVMRPVGEQVWTQAFLPYDQDKIGLETALRIAEQPVSRFMLAQTSKASLAQVARLAGESTAQPPQQHSFPVKLAAFVLSELKTAFQIGAMLFIPFLIIDLVVSSVLMAMGMMMLSPLVISLPFKLLLFVLVDGWTLTVSTLVGSIHAY; from the coding sequence ATGTGCTTTACCGGGGGCGTAAGGGCCCGTGCCCCTGCGCTTCTGTCGGCGCTGCTGGTGGGTCTGCTGATCGCGGTCCCGGCCGCAGCCCAGAACCAGGACCTGCTGGCCGGCGTGCTGCCCGGCGCCACGTCCACCAGTGCCGGCATGAGCGTCAAGTCGCAGATCCTGGTGCTCATGACGCTGCTCGGGCTGCTGCCCGTGATGGTCATGATGATGACCTGCTTCACGCGCTTCGTGATCGTGCTGTCGCTGCTGCGCCAGGCGCTCGGCCTGCAGCAGGGCCTGCCCACCCGGATCATCACCGGCATCGCCCTGATCCTGACCATCCTCGTGATGCGCCCCGTGGGCGAGCAGGTCTGGACCCAGGCCTTCCTGCCGTACGACCAGGACAAGATCGGCCTCGAGACTGCGCTGCGCATCGCCGAGCAACCTGTCTCGCGCTTCATGCTGGCCCAGACCAGCAAGGCGTCGCTGGCGCAGGTCGCCCGCCTGGCCGGTGAATCGACGGCCCAGCCGCCGCAGCAGCACAGCTTCCCCGTCAAGCTGGCCGCGTTCGTGCTGTCCGAACTGAAGACCGCGTTCCAGATCGGCGCGATGCTGTTCATCCCGTTTTTGATCATTGACCTGGTGGTCTCGTCGGTGCTGATGGCGATGGGCATGATGATGCTCTCGCCCCTTGTCATTTCCCTGCCGTTCAAGCTGCTGCTGTTCGTGCTGGTCGATGGCTGGACGCTCACGGTGAGCACACTGGTTGGCAGCATCCATGCTTACTAG
- the fliQ gene encoding flagellar biosynthesis protein FliQ, which produces MSPDIAVDLVVEALQIVMLMVMVLVIPGLLVGLLVALVQAATQINEQTLSFLPRLLVTLLAVILAGHWMTSTLMDYCVSVFQRAATLVG; this is translated from the coding sequence ATGAGTCCCGATATCGCCGTCGACCTCGTGGTCGAGGCCCTGCAGATCGTCATGCTGATGGTGATGGTACTGGTGATCCCGGGCCTGCTGGTTGGCTTGCTGGTGGCGCTGGTGCAGGCGGCCACCCAGATCAACGAACAGACGCTGAGTTTTTTGCCGCGCCTGCTGGTGACGCTGCTGGCCGTGATCCTGGCCGGCCACTGGATGACGTCGACGCTGATGGATTACTGCGTCTCGGTGTTTCAGCGCGCGGCAACGCTCGTCGGCTAG
- the fliR gene encoding flagellar biosynthetic protein FliR: MELYGFLMPLIGALWWPFCRIMAMMITAPVLGDGTIPIPVRALLAVVLSFLMLPLTSKGAMPDAFSLAGVLAMFEQAVIGAVIGLALQFAMAAISMLGFLASSQIGFSMATMNDPVNGQASDVISSLMALVAMLVFFAIDAHLVLVAVLGQSFLAWPVGGGLQPMLLEAVALNLSWVFAAAILLALPLVFSTVVVQIGFGFLNRVAPSLNLFSLGFSLVTIFGLLMLIQLVRFIPEHYIAMTNQLLEMLTEQMRLAHGR, translated from the coding sequence ATGGAACTGTACGGCTTCCTGATGCCGCTGATCGGCGCCTTGTGGTGGCCGTTCTGCCGCATCATGGCGATGATGATCACCGCGCCCGTACTGGGCGACGGGACGATCCCCATCCCCGTGCGCGCGCTGCTGGCGGTGGTGCTGTCGTTTTTGATGCTGCCACTCACGAGCAAGGGTGCGATGCCCGATGCGTTTTCGCTGGCCGGCGTGCTGGCGATGTTCGAGCAGGCCGTGATCGGCGCCGTCATCGGCCTGGCGCTGCAGTTCGCGATGGCGGCCATCAGCATGCTGGGTTTCCTGGCCTCGAGCCAGATCGGCTTTTCGATGGCGACCATGAACGACCCGGTCAATGGCCAGGCGTCGGATGTGATTTCGAGCCTGATGGCGCTGGTGGCGATGCTGGTGTTCTTTGCCATCGACGCGCATCTGGTGCTGGTGGCAGTACTGGGCCAGAGTTTTCTGGCCTGGCCGGTGGGCGGCGGCTTGCAGCCGATGCTGCTCGAAGCCGTGGCGCTGAACCTGAGCTGGGTGTTCGCCGCCGCGATCCTGCTGGCGCTGCCGCTCGTGTTTTCCACCGTGGTGGTGCAGATCGGCTTTGGTTTTCTGAACCGCGTCGCGCCCAGCCTGAACCTGTTTTCACTGGGTTTTTCGCTGGTGACGATTTTTGGCTTGCTGATGCTGATCCAGCTGGTGCGCTTCATCCCGGAGCACTACATCGCGATGACCAACCAGTTGCTGGAAATGCTGACCGAACAAATGAGGCTGGCCCATGGCCGATAG
- the flhB gene encoding flagellar type III secretion system protein FlhB — MADSSSGDKTEKPSAQKLKKARDEGQVARSRDLATAVGILISLKVFMLMLPGYLDDMRHLFRLVFVPLGEAGDLENAMSTVFSSALLLLVHMVLPLLAVPLAIVIAGAIPGGIVASGKNLAPKFSRLNPLTNLGNLFKQKHWVGFLTSAAKAIVLGIVLWHVSNGSIKGYIELQRMPLDDAIGAGGTLVFDALMALVAVFILFALIDVPVQSFLFMRNQRMSKQDLKEEHKSSEGRPEIKQRIRQLQNQLAQRSVRKSVPTADVVIVNPEHYAVALKYDVNRAEAPFVVAKGVDEMALFIRRVAAEHGLEVVELPPLARAIYHTSQVQQQIPAPLYQAVSQVLNYVLQLNAFRAGRRQAPPRFPNEVVVPPHLSEAQA; from the coding sequence ATGGCCGATAGCAGCAGCGGCGACAAGACCGAAAAACCCTCGGCGCAAAAACTCAAGAAAGCGCGCGACGAAGGGCAGGTAGCGCGCTCGCGCGACCTGGCGACGGCTGTTGGCATCCTGATCAGCCTGAAGGTCTTCATGCTGATGCTGCCCGGTTACCTGGACGACATGCGCCACCTGTTTCGTCTCGTGTTCGTGCCGCTGGGCGAGGCGGGCGACCTGGAGAACGCGATGTCGACCGTGTTTTCGTCCGCGCTGCTGCTGCTCGTGCACATGGTGCTGCCGTTGCTGGCCGTGCCGCTGGCCATCGTCATTGCCGGCGCGATCCCGGGTGGCATCGTCGCCAGCGGCAAGAATCTGGCGCCGAAGTTCAGCCGCCTCAATCCGCTGACCAATCTGGGCAACCTGTTCAAGCAGAAGCACTGGGTGGGCTTCCTGACATCGGCGGCCAAGGCGATCGTGCTCGGCATCGTGCTGTGGCACGTCTCGAACGGCAGCATCAAGGGCTATATCGAGTTGCAGCGCATGCCGCTGGACGACGCCATCGGCGCCGGCGGCACGCTGGTGTTCGACGCGCTGATGGCGCTGGTGGCGGTGTTCATCCTGTTCGCGCTGATCGACGTGCCGGTACAGAGTTTTCTCTTCATGCGCAACCAGCGCATGAGCAAGCAGGACCTTAAGGAAGAGCACAAGAGCAGCGAAGGCCGCCCGGAAATCAAACAGCGCATCCGCCAGCTGCAAAACCAGCTGGCCCAGCGCAGCGTGCGCAAGTCGGTGCCGACGGCTGACGTTGTGATCGTCAATCCCGAACATTACGCGGTGGCGCTCAAGTACGACGTCAACCGCGCCGAGGCCCCGTTCGTGGTGGCCAAGGGCGTCGACGAGATGGCACTGTTCATCCGCCGCGTGGCTGCCGAGCACGGGCTCGAGGTGGTGGAGCTGCCGCCGCTGGCGCGCGCGATCTATCACACGAGCCAGGTGCAGCAGCAGATTCCCGCGCCGCTGTACCAGGCCGTGTCGCAAGTGCTGAATTATGTTTTACAACTGAATGCGTTCCGTGCAGGCAGGCGCCAGGCGCCGCCCCGGTTCCCCAACGAGGTGGTCGTACCACCGCACCTGAGTGAGGCTCAAGCATGA
- a CDS encoding flagellar biosynthesis protein FlhA has translation MGELRRHKFAAPVFLIALLGMIILPLPPILLDVLFTFNIVLALIVILVAVTARRPLDFSVFPTVILGTTLMRLALNVASTRVVLLHGHEGTHAAGQVIESFGNVVIGGNFVVGLVVFVILMIINFIVVTKGAERISEVSARFTLDALPGKQMAIDADLNAGLVNQEQATTRRKDVAAEADFYGAMDGASKFVRGDAIASILILIINLIGGVAIGALMHDLPLGDAFRVYALLTIGDGLVGQIPALLLSAAAAILVTRIGESGDLEQQVGHQLLAQPGVLYSAAGVMMILAIVPGMPWWFFTVAAGVLAWVGWTMAKRIGAPDVAGVAKIEAALRDDRVPELDWQALPVVQAVTVAVGYKLVGMIDRAQAEPLAKRIKGVRQSLSEQMGMLLPAISVRDDLALRPTQYAISLSGTVVAEAEVMPDHLLAIPSPNVYGELDGIPGIEPAYGMAITWILPEQKAHALGLGYQVVEVPSAIATHVSKVVREYLHELFRHEDVPAILERLTALSPKLAAALDKALTHTQLLRVFRVLLTEGVSLKDIVVIATTLLDSSETTKDPILLAAEVRCALRRQIVSTLFGKKKDMPAFNLSAELENMLLGSLNQARQNGGGKVALDNYPIDPQLLAQLQINMPVAREQMKGQHTPPLLLVLPQVRPLLARYARLFAPGLHVLSYNEIPENRDVSIVGTVG, from the coding sequence GTGGGAGAGCTGCGTCGCCACAAGTTCGCCGCGCCCGTGTTCCTGATCGCGCTGCTGGGCATGATCATCCTGCCGCTGCCGCCGATCCTGCTCGACGTGCTGTTCACGTTCAACATCGTGCTGGCGCTGATCGTGATCCTGGTGGCCGTGACGGCGCGGCGCCCGCTCGACTTCTCGGTATTCCCGACCGTGATCCTGGGCACCACCCTGATGCGCCTGGCGCTGAACGTGGCGTCGACCCGCGTCGTCCTGCTGCATGGTCATGAAGGCACGCACGCGGCCGGCCAGGTCATCGAATCGTTCGGCAACGTGGTCATTGGCGGCAATTTCGTCGTTGGCCTGGTGGTGTTCGTGATCCTGATGATCATCAACTTCATCGTCGTGACCAAGGGTGCCGAGCGCATCTCGGAAGTCTCGGCCCGCTTCACGCTCGATGCGCTGCCGGGCAAGCAGATGGCGATCGACGCCGACCTGAATGCCGGCCTCGTCAACCAGGAGCAGGCGACCACGCGGCGCAAGGACGTCGCGGCCGAAGCCGACTTCTATGGCGCGATGGACGGCGCCTCCAAATTCGTGCGCGGCGACGCCATCGCCTCGATCCTGATCCTGATCATCAACCTGATCGGCGGCGTCGCCATCGGTGCGCTGATGCACGACCTGCCGCTGGGCGACGCATTCCGCGTGTACGCGCTGCTCACGATCGGCGATGGCCTGGTTGGCCAGATCCCGGCGCTGCTGCTGTCGGCGGCCGCCGCGATCCTGGTCACGCGCATCGGCGAGTCGGGTGACCTCGAACAGCAGGTCGGCCATCAGCTGCTGGCGCAGCCGGGCGTGCTGTACTCGGCGGCCGGCGTGATGATGATCCTGGCGATCGTGCCGGGCATGCCGTGGTGGTTCTTCACGGTGGCCGCCGGCGTTCTGGCGTGGGTCGGCTGGACGATGGCCAAACGTATCGGCGCGCCGGACGTGGCGGGCGTGGCAAAGATCGAGGCGGCCTTGCGCGACGACCGCGTACCCGAACTCGATTGGCAGGCGCTGCCGGTCGTGCAGGCGGTCACGGTGGCGGTGGGCTACAAGCTGGTGGGCATGATCGACCGCGCCCAGGCCGAGCCGCTGGCCAAACGCATCAAAGGCGTGCGCCAGAGCCTGTCGGAGCAGATGGGCATGCTGCTGCCGGCGATTTCGGTGCGCGACGACCTGGCGCTACGCCCGACGCAATACGCGATCAGCCTGTCGGGCACCGTCGTGGCCGAGGCCGAAGTCATGCCCGACCATCTGCTGGCGATCCCGTCGCCGAACGTGTACGGCGAACTCGATGGCATCCCCGGCATCGAGCCGGCGTACGGGATGGCGATCACGTGGATCCTGCCCGAGCAGAAGGCGCATGCGCTGGGCCTGGGCTACCAGGTGGTCGAAGTGCCGAGCGCGATCGCCACCCACGTGTCGAAAGTGGTGCGCGAATACCTGCACGAATTGTTCCGCCACGAAGACGTGCCGGCGATCCTGGAACGCCTGACGGCGCTGTCGCCCAAGCTGGCCGCGGCGCTCGACAAGGCGCTCACGCACACCCAGCTGCTGCGCGTGTTCCGCGTGCTGCTCACCGAAGGTGTGTCACTGAAGGACATCGTGGTGATCGCCACCACGCTGCTCGACAGCTCGGAGACGACCAAGGACCCGATCCTGCTGGCGGCCGAAGTACGCTGCGCGCTGCGGCGCCAGATTGTCTCGACGCTGTTCGGCAAAAAGAAAGACATGCCGGCCTTTAACCTGTCGGCCGAACTGGAAAACATGCTGCTTGGCTCGCTGAACCAGGCGCGCCAGAATGGCGGCGGCAAGGTCGCGCTGGACAATTATCCGATCGATCCGCAACTGCTGGCGCAACTGCAGATCAATATGCCGGTCGCGCGCGAGCAGATGAAGGGGCAGCACACACCGCCGCTCTTGCTCGTGCTGCCGCAGGTACGGCCGCTGCTGGCGCGCTATGCGCGGCTGTTCGCGCCGGGCCTGCACGTGCTGTCGTACAACGAGATCCCCGAAAACCGCGACGTGTCGATCGTCGGGACGGTGGGCTGA
- a CDS encoding MFS transporter, which translates to MRAPVFRMLWLTWLIANTCMWMNDVAAAWMMTSLTTAPIWVALVQTASMLPVFLLGLPSGALADILDRRRYFIITQFWVAVVATILCAVILADAITPPVLLALTFANGIGLAMRWPVFSAIVPELVPRAQLPAALALNGVAMNASRIAGPLAAGAIIASLGSAYVFVLNAVLSVISGFVIMRWRRTHVPSPLGRERIGGAMRVGLQFARHSNRVKAVLARVAASFFHSTALMALLPLVARAQGGGGAGVFTLLLACMGGGAISAVFFLPRMRQAFSRDTLVMASTVLSAAMIAVAAVSTNVVLTSSAMWLSGMAFIVSANSLSVSMQMALPDWVRARGMSIYQMALMGASATGAAAWGQVATLDSVQHSLLYAAGSSVVVMALVLRLIQDRELLEDMTPSSALKALAPSLSPLQDGGRLVLTVEYRIDPERTEAFMALMELSRRARLRQGALSWTLLRDVSDPGLFTEQIIDPSWTEHLRRFDRATAGDAALRERKLAFHLGPDGPVITRRLVAKG; encoded by the coding sequence ATGCGCGCGCCCGTGTTCCGCATGCTGTGGCTGACCTGGCTGATCGCCAACACCTGCATGTGGATGAACGATGTGGCCGCCGCCTGGATGATGACGTCGCTGACGACCGCGCCGATCTGGGTCGCTCTGGTGCAGACCGCATCGATGCTGCCCGTGTTTTTGCTCGGGCTGCCCAGCGGCGCACTGGCCGACATCCTCGACCGGCGGCGCTATTTCATCATCACGCAATTCTGGGTCGCCGTCGTGGCCACGATCCTGTGCGCGGTGATCCTGGCCGACGCCATCACGCCACCCGTGCTGCTGGCGCTCACGTTCGCCAACGGCATTGGCCTGGCCATGCGCTGGCCCGTGTTCTCGGCGATCGTGCCCGAACTGGTGCCGCGCGCGCAGTTGCCGGCGGCGCTGGCATTGAATGGCGTGGCGATGAACGCGTCGCGCATTGCCGGACCGCTGGCTGCCGGCGCCATCATCGCGAGCCTGGGCAGCGCCTACGTGTTCGTGCTCAATGCGGTGCTGTCGGTGATTTCGGGCTTCGTGATCATGCGCTGGCGCCGCACGCACGTGCCAAGTCCGCTGGGGCGCGAGCGGATCGGCGGCGCAATGCGCGTCGGCCTGCAGTTTGCGCGCCATTCCAACCGCGTGAAAGCGGTGCTGGCGCGGGTGGCGGCGTCGTTCTTCCACTCCACCGCTCTGATGGCGCTGCTGCCGCTGGTCGCGCGCGCGCAGGGCGGCGGCGGCGCCGGCGTGTTTACGCTGCTGCTGGCCTGCATGGGCGGCGGCGCGATCAGCGCCGTGTTCTTCCTGCCGCGCATGCGCCAGGCGTTCAGCCGCGATACGCTCGTCATGGCCAGCACCGTGCTGTCGGCGGCGATGATCGCGGTGGCGGCGGTCAGCACGAACGTGGTGCTGACCTCTAGCGCGATGTGGCTGTCGGGGATGGCCTTCATCGTATCCGCCAATTCGCTGAGCGTGTCGATGCAGATGGCCCTGCCCGACTGGGTGCGGGCGCGCGGGATGTCGATCTACCAGATGGCCCTGATGGGCGCGAGCGCGACGGGCGCCGCAGCCTGGGGCCAGGTCGCGACGCTCGACAGCGTGCAGCACAGCCTGTTGTATGCGGCTGGCAGCAGCGTGGTCGTCATGGCGCTCGTGCTGCGTTTGATTCAGGACCGCGAGCTGCTCGAAGACATGACGCCATCGTCGGCGCTCAAGGCGCTGGCGCCGTCTCTCTCGCCGCTGCAGGATGGCGGGCGCCTCGTGCTGACAGTGGAATACCGGATCGACCCGGAGCGCACCGAAGCCTTCATGGCGCTGATGGAACTGAGCCGGCGCGCGCGGCTGCGCCAGGGCGCGCTCAGCTGGACGTTGCTGCGCGACGTCAGCGATCCGGGCCTGTTCACCGAGCAGATCATCGATCCATCCTGGACCGAGCACCTGCGCCGCTTCGACCGCGCCACGGCGGGTGACGCCGCGCTGCGCGAGCGCAAGCTGGCGTTTCACCTGGGGCCAGATGGCCCGGTGATCACACGGCGCCTCGTGGCCAAGGGCTGA
- a CDS encoding Lateral flagellin has protein sequence MLSLHTNNAALSAQNAISKTQSNLSTSMTRLSTGYRINSAMDDAAGLQIASRLKAQTSGMAVAMRNTQNSTAMLQTAEGALDEVSNMLIRMKDLATQAADTSSSIADKESMQSEYDALGTELGNVLKNTKFGGETLIVGGTIGAAMKFQIGADANEVMNITMATDVTAIATDVGAATASYAAGAAGTEISTAADATTAITDLTTALASVNKVRSSLGAAANRLEHVNNNLSNISTNTKQATGLIMDVDFATESANMTSSQMLLQAGTAMLKQSNSMSSMVMSLLQ, from the coding sequence ATGCTGAGCCTGCACACCAACAACGCTGCCCTGTCCGCACAAAACGCCATCTCGAAGACCCAGAGCAATCTGTCGACCTCGATGACCCGTCTGTCGACCGGCTACCGCATCAACTCGGCAATGGATGACGCTGCCGGCCTGCAAATCGCTTCGCGCCTGAAAGCCCAGACCTCGGGTATGGCCGTTGCCATGCGTAACACCCAGAACTCGACCGCCATGCTGCAAACTGCGGAAGGCGCGCTGGATGAAGTGTCGAACATGCTGATCCGCATGAAGGATCTGGCAACCCAGGCTGCCGATACGTCGTCGAGCATCGCTGACAAGGAGTCGATGCAATCGGAATACGACGCACTGGGTACCGAACTCGGCAACGTGCTGAAGAACACCAAGTTCGGTGGCGAAACGCTGATCGTCGGCGGTACCATCGGCGCTGCCATGAAATTCCAGATCGGCGCTGATGCAAACGAAGTGATGAACATCACGATGGCCACGGACGTGACTGCCATTGCTACCGACGTGGGCGCTGCCACCGCGTCGTACGCTGCCGGCGCCGCAGGCACGGAAATCAGCACCGCCGCTGATGCCACCACTGCGATCACCGACCTGACCACCGCACTGGCATCGGTCAACAAAGTCCGTTCGAGCCTGGGCGCCGCCGCCAACCGCCTGGAACACGTCAACAACAACCTGTCGAACATCAGCACCAACACCAAGCAAGCTACCGGCCTGATCATGGACGTCGACTTCGCCACCGAAAGCGCCAACATGACGTCGAGCCAGATGCTGCTGCAAGCCGGCACCGCCATGCTCAAGCAGTCGAACAGCATGTCGTCGATGGTCATGTCGCTGCTGCAATAA
- a CDS encoding TonB-dependent receptor, with amino-acid sequence MTQHANAPLRPPVESILSRLIRSALVGAVASAPMLVLPFAANAQEAGPAVEKVIITGAKVQADPAYAGGQIGRSGGLGILGEADIMKTPFSTTNYTSQILEDQQVRTLADVVVNEASVRVMTSTGGFSEDFQIRGFNVTSGDVGLNGLYGLSSSNRMPAAIMERVEVLKGPGTLMYGISPNGSVGGNINIVTKRAGDQPLTRVTATYESQALFGTHVDVGRRFGDNGAWGVRVNGVIRGGDTNIDDGKQDFGLAAIALDYRSPKLRWTLDSYGQQEKTDNFRAQNSFRPDIASIPAPPSGHRAVYRGADLEFRDATIASRLEYDVSKQLMVYATAGYHYGASEQDFPTARALNAVDAAGNFRLTNAWYDAYGRSKTGEVGARLSLDTGGIKHFITASVSRLDSEAGSFYLTAPASSSQLSNIYNPVAITPMTGNRLAPTKTSETELASVSLTDTLTFLDGRVLFTGGLRKQKVSADNVAPSGAVTSSYSESAVSPLAGLVVMPMENVSLYANFTSGLTRGSTAPATAANAGEVFAPFKSKQYEVGTKVDTGRVLLGAAVFQIDRPNAITDPLTTVYSLDGTQRNRGLELSAVGEAAPGLRLMTSATFYNAKQQRTAGGINEGKKATGVPKNAFNAGVDWDLPWISGLSLNARAIHTAELAQNVTNTVYISSWTRFDLGARYRTELMGKPVVLRASVENAANKRYWLSSSTLATVGTAAAPRTVLVSAQVDF; translated from the coding sequence ATGACCCAACACGCCAATGCTCCTCTGCGCCCACCCGTCGAATCGATCCTGTCGCGCCTGATCAGGAGCGCGCTTGTTGGCGCTGTCGCCTCGGCGCCGATGCTGGTGCTGCCGTTTGCCGCCAATGCGCAGGAGGCAGGGCCTGCGGTAGAGAAGGTGATCATCACCGGTGCGAAAGTTCAGGCCGATCCGGCCTACGCTGGCGGCCAGATCGGGCGCAGCGGCGGCCTGGGCATTCTGGGCGAGGCGGACATCATGAAGACGCCGTTCTCCACTACCAACTATACGTCGCAGATCCTCGAAGACCAGCAGGTGCGCACGCTGGCCGACGTCGTCGTCAACGAAGCGTCGGTGCGCGTGATGACGTCGACCGGCGGTTTCAGCGAAGACTTCCAGATCCGGGGCTTCAATGTCACCAGCGGCGACGTCGGCCTGAACGGCCTGTACGGCCTGTCGTCGTCGAACCGCATGCCGGCCGCCATCATGGAGCGCGTTGAAGTGCTCAAGGGCCCTGGCACGCTGATGTATGGCATCAGCCCGAACGGCAGCGTTGGCGGCAATATCAATATCGTGACCAAGCGCGCCGGCGACCAGCCACTGACGCGCGTGACCGCCACCTATGAAAGCCAGGCGCTGTTTGGCACCCACGTCGACGTCGGCCGCCGCTTTGGCGACAACGGCGCCTGGGGCGTGCGCGTCAATGGCGTGATCCGCGGCGGCGACACCAATATCGACGACGGCAAGCAGGACTTCGGGCTGGCCGCAATTGCGCTCGACTACCGCTCGCCGAAACTGCGCTGGACCCTGGACAGCTACGGCCAGCAAGAAAAGACCGACAACTTCCGCGCGCAGAACAGCTTCCGGCCCGACATCGCGTCGATCCCGGCGCCACCGTCGGGCCACCGCGCCGTGTACCGCGGCGCCGACCTTGAGTTCCGCGACGCGACAATCGCCTCGCGCCTCGAATACGACGTGTCGAAGCAGTTGATGGTCTACGCGACGGCCGGCTACCACTACGGCGCCAGCGAGCAGGATTTCCCGACGGCGCGCGCACTGAATGCGGTCGACGCTGCCGGCAACTTCCGCCTGACCAACGCTTGGTACGACGCCTATGGACGCAGCAAGACCGGCGAAGTCGGCGCGCGCCTGAGCCTGGACACGGGCGGCATCAAGCACTTCATCACCGCCTCGGTCTCGCGCCTGGACAGTGAAGCGGGCAGCTTCTATCTGACAGCCCCGGCCAGCTCGTCGCAGCTGTCGAACATCTACAACCCGGTCGCGATCACGCCGATGACGGGCAACCGTCTGGCGCCCACCAAGACGTCGGAAACCGAGCTGGCAAGCGTCTCGCTGACCGATACGCTGACGTTCCTCGATGGCCGCGTGCTGTTCACCGGCGGCTTGCGCAAGCAGAAGGTATCGGCCGATAACGTGGCGCCAAGCGGCGCGGTGACAAGCTCATACAGCGAAAGCGCCGTGTCGCCGCTGGCTGGACTGGTTGTCATGCCGATGGAGAACGTGTCGCTGTATGCCAACTTCACGTCGGGCCTGACCCGCGGCAGCACCGCCCCGGCCACGGCCGCGAACGCCGGTGAAGTCTTCGCGCCATTCAAGTCCAAGCAATACGAAGTGGGCACGAAAGTCGATACCGGCCGCGTCCTGCTCGGCGCCGCCGTGTTCCAGATCGACCGCCCGAACGCGATCACCGATCCGCTGACGACGGTCTACAGCCTGGACGGCACGCAGCGCAATCGCGGCCTGGAACTGTCGGCAGTCGGCGAAGCCGCACCGGGCCTGCGCCTGATGACGAGCGCCACGTTCTACAACGCAAAGCAGCAACGCACCGCCGGCGGCATCAACGAAGGCAAGAAAGCCACGGGGGTGCCGAAAAATGCATTCAACGCTGGCGTCGACTGGGACTTGCCATGGATTAGCGGCCTGAGCCTCAATGCCCGTGCGATTCACACGGCCGAGCTGGCGCAGAATGTCACCAATACTGTGTACATCTCGTCGTGGACGCGTTTTGATCTCGGCGCGCGCTATCGCACCGAGCTGATGGGCAAGCCAGTGGTGCTGCGCGCCAGTGTCGAGAACGCTGCCAACAAGCGCTACTGGCTGTCGAGCAGCACGCTGGCGACCGTCGGCACGGCGGCAGCGCCACGCACGGTGCTGGTGTCGGCGCAGGTTGATTTCTAA
- a CDS encoding PH domain-containing protein, with translation MGSYVNRNLAGDEQVMYEARVSWASQWFLFLLGILTVSFMGLGLLFVAIAVINVLTTELVITNKRVIAKFGLISRKTVELKNTKVESVQVNQSVMGRILNFGSVVVSGAGGPQAPIPNISAPLVFRTKLNDITEEREQVAA, from the coding sequence ATGGGATCGTATGTCAATCGCAACTTGGCGGGAGATGAGCAGGTCATGTACGAAGCTCGAGTTTCTTGGGCTTCGCAGTGGTTTCTCTTCTTGCTTGGAATACTCACGGTCAGTTTTATGGGGCTAGGATTGCTGTTCGTTGCAATTGCTGTCATCAATGTTTTGACGACCGAGCTTGTCATTACCAACAAGCGTGTGATCGCGAAGTTTGGTCTGATTAGTCGGAAGACAGTTGAACTCAAGAACACCAAGGTCGAGAGTGTGCAGGTCAACCAATCGGTTATGGGGCGAATACTGAACTTTGGGAGTGTAGTGGTGTCTGGTGCTGGCGGTCCACAAGCACCGATTCCAAATATCTCCGCGCCACTTGTGTTCAGGACTAAGCTGAACGATATCACCGAGGAGCGCGAGCAGGTAGCTGCGTAA